The proteins below come from a single Candidatus Glassbacteria bacterium genomic window:
- a CDS encoding formylglycine-generating enzyme family protein: protein MHVKDILVRFVPLLLLLLCACSDEGANVFRIDIVEYQEEGRDIEMASLPGGTFTVGSTLFPHYIIMEGAGPGGSDDLMINNERPVHVVAVSPFLISTTEITHAQYRTVMGTNPSRFSGEIDMPVENVTWFQAADFCNGLSELMRLERCYYQDYTCDYGKNGFRLPTESEWEYAARGGTTAEYSFGSSESGLSRAGWYISNSENKPRTVARKQENPYGLFDMHGNVFEWCQDYFDTYNCGTQTDPTGPDRMGYYKVVRGGSWASQPVELRSAHRGARQPGSATYTVGFRIVRRP, encoded by the coding sequence TTGCACGTGAAAGATATCTTAGTCCGATTTGTCCCGCTGCTCCTGCTTCTGCTCTGCGCCTGCAGCGACGAAGGCGCCAATGTTTTCCGCATCGATATTGTCGAGTACCAGGAGGAAGGCCGGGATATCGAAATGGCCTCCCTGCCGGGGGGAACCTTTACGGTGGGCAGCACCCTGTTTCCCCACTACATTATCATGGAAGGCGCCGGCCCCGGCGGCTCAGATGATTTGATGATAAACAATGAACGTCCGGTCCATGTAGTCGCTGTCTCTCCTTTCCTGATCAGTACGACCGAAATAACCCACGCCCAGTACCGGACCGTGATGGGCACCAACCCCTCCCGCTTCAGCGGCGAAATAGATATGCCGGTCGAAAATGTCACCTGGTTTCAGGCCGCCGACTTCTGCAACGGACTCAGCGAGCTGATGAGACTGGAGCGTTGCTACTACCAGGACTACACCTGCGACTACGGTAAAAACGGCTTCCGCCTGCCCACCGAGTCGGAATGGGAATACGCCGCCCGCGGGGGCACCACTGCGGAATACAGCTTCGGCAGCAGTGAAAGCGGGTTGAGTCGGGCGGGCTGGTATATCTCCAACAGCGAAAACAAGCCGCGTACAGTGGCCCGCAAGCAAGAGAACCCGTACGGCCTGTTCGACATGCACGGCAACGTCTTTGAATGGTGCCAGGATTATTTCGATACTTACAATTGCGGCACGCAGACAGACCCGACGGGTCCTGACAGGATGGGCTACTATAAAGTGGTCCGCGGCGGCAGCTGGGCCAGTCAGCCGGTGGAATTGCGCTCGGCCCACCGTGGGGCGCGACAGCCCGGCAGTGCTACGTATACTGTAGGTTTCCGTATCGTGCGCAGGCCCTAG